The nucleotide window CTTTTTGCGGCGGGCTTAACGTTCTTAGCGGAGAAACCGGAGCCGGAAAAAGCATAATAATTGAATCCTTAAATTTTTTGTTCGGTAAAACTAAAGGATTGGACGTTATAAGAACTGGAGAAAAAGAAGGTTACGTTACTGCGGTATTCGATTTAAACGCGTCGGTAAAGGAAAGTTTAAACGGAATATTTGCGGAATCAGACGTTGAAGGATTAATAGACTTAGTGAGTTCCGACGATTTTAATATTAAAAGAACGATTACGGAAAGCGGTAAAAGCAGATATTTTATAAACGGGGAGCCGGTAAACAAAAACTTAATAGAGAAATTCGGCGAAAATTTGTTAAAAATATTCGGGCAGAACGACAGGAGATTTTTAATTGACCCTGCAAGCCAGCTTGCTTTTTTGGACGATTTCTCCGGCAACGAAACTTTGCTAAAAGAAGCTAAAAAGATTTATAGCGAAATCAAAAAAATATTATCGGAAAAAGAAGAAATAACAAGAAAAATAGACGGTATATCGCGCATAAGAACCTTAAATTCATACATAGTAAACGACGTCGAAAATTTAAATATTAAATCGGCAGACGAAGAAGAAATTTTAAAGCAGGAACTAAAAAAGTTAGAAAACGCAAACGCTATAAAAGAACTTATTTTGAATTCAATAGATTTAATAGACGGCGATGAATACGGGATTTTAAAGTCTATGGCTTTATTAGTTTCCAATCTCTCAAAATTGTCCGAATTAGATTCGGCTTTTAAAAAAACGGAAAGCTTAAAAAACGCCGAAACGGCAAAAATAGAAGTGGAAGATATTCTTTTATTTTTAGAAAAATATTCCGCTTTAGAATTCGACGAAGATAGGCTTAACGAAATACGCCTTAAAATAGATTCCGTTATAGGCATAGAAAATAAATATAACGTTTCCGGTTTAGAAGAACTTATTAAGCTATACGATGAAGCAAAGCAGGAATTAGGCGGTATTGCGGAACTTGAAAGAAGAATTTCCGAAATAGACGGCGAATATGAAAAGCTTAAAGAAAATTTTTTGTGGATATCCGGAGAATTACATGCAAAAAGAATAAAATCCGCTTCTATTATGGAAAAACAAATAGAAAAAGAACTGCTTTTTTTGAAAATTAAACCTATTTTTAAAATAAATATAGATAAAACCGATTTTGAGAAAAGTTTTTCGGAAACCGGATTGGACGATTGCATTTTTATGTTTTCAGCAAATCCGGGAGAAGAACCCAGGGCGCTTTCCAAGGTTGCTTCTGGAGGCGAACTTTCCCGCATAAGTTTATGTATTTTAAAAATTTTAAATAAAAGAAAAGATACCGCTACTTTTATTTTTGACGAAATCGATGCGGGAATCGGCGGCGACGTAGCTAATTTCGTAGGTTCGGCGCTTAAATCTATATCTGAAGCAAATCAGGTAATACTTATAACGCATCTAGCCCAGGTATCTTCGTTTGCCGACAGGCATTTTTTTGTTTATAAAGAAGTAATTAGCGGAAAAACATATACGAGGATAAAAGAGCTTAACGAAGAAGAGAGAATAACCGAAACGGCAAGAATGTTATCGGGCGATTCAAAAGGGGAAGCGGCTTTAATGCATGCAAGAGAAATTTTAAAAAACAGGGGCGGTTTTAAATAAAAAGATATGTATAAAA belongs to Candidatus Acidulodesulfobacterium acidiphilum and includes:
- the recN gene encoding DNA repair protein RecN; the protein is MLKTIKIKNFATIDFLEIAFCGGLNVLSGETGAGKSIIIESLNFLFGKTKGLDVIRTGEKEGYVTAVFDLNASVKESLNGIFAESDVEGLIDLVSSDDFNIKRTITESGKSRYFINGEPVNKNLIEKFGENLLKIFGQNDRRFLIDPASQLAFLDDFSGNETLLKEAKKIYSEIKKILSEKEEITRKIDGISRIRTLNSYIVNDVENLNIKSADEEEILKQELKKLENANAIKELILNSIDLIDGDEYGILKSMALLVSNLSKLSELDSAFKKTESLKNAETAKIEVEDILLFLEKYSALEFDEDRLNEIRLKIDSVIGIENKYNVSGLEELIKLYDEAKQELGGIAELERRISEIDGEYEKLKENFLWISGELHAKRIKSASIMEKQIEKELLFLKIKPIFKINIDKTDFEKSFSETGLDDCIFMFSANPGEEPRALSKVASGGELSRISLCILKILNKRKDTATFIFDEIDAGIGGDVANFVGSALKSISEANQVILITHLAQVSSFADRHFFVYKEVISGKTYTRIKELNEEERITETARMLSGDSKGEAALMHAREILKNRGGFK